One Leisingera sp. S132 genomic window, GACGAATTCCTCCATCAGAATATCCGGCAATAGCGCCATTCCGAACCCGTCTTTGACCAGGCCGCGGGCTACAGCCGCCGTATTGCATTGAACGCAGGTCTCGAACACCAGCTTGGCCTGTTTCCCATCCGGAGTGCGATAGGAATGCTGGATCGGATTGCCCTGCCAGTTCTGCGCAATGTAACGATAACGGGCAACTTCAGAGGGATCGCTGACCCCGTCCTGCCTAAACCCGGAATACCCCAGATAATCCCGGCTGACCCACAGCGACGCCGGCATGTAGCCAACTGTTTGGGTACGGTAATTGCTGTCTGGCAATTCTCCCAGGCGAATGGCGACATCGATTTTATTACTGATCAGGTCAAGGCGGGAATCATCAATCAGCAGGCGCGGCATGACTTCCGGATAATCTGCACGGATTTTTTTCAAGGCCGGAATCACGGCGGAACATACGGTGGCAAACGGGGCTGTGATGGTCAGCTCTCCTGCGGGAGTATCAAGCGCGGAACTGATCTCCTCCTCGGCCTCCCTGGCCATCGACATGATCTTAAGGCAAGCCTGATAGTACATGCCGCCGGTTTCGGTCAGCGATTGCTGCCGTGTTGTCCGGTTCAGGAGGCGCGTGCCCAGTGAATTTTCAAGGTCCTTCAGGGATTGACTGACACTGGACTTGGCAAGCGCAAGCTTTTCCGCCGCGGCTGTGATGGATCCGGACTCAACAACGGCCACAAAAATGCGGACATGAGGTGTGATTGTTATGCTCATGCAGTCGGACCTCAAAGTACCTTGTGAATGTCAGGCAACCGCTATCCTCAAGGATAATTGCTGTTGCGCTTGTCCCCGCAAAGGGTACGAAAGTTGATCAGCGTCACTCAGCACTGAACGGCATAACTATTATCTATAACTTAATCGGTGCGATTAGCTGCACACTCTTAAGCTGAAGTTGCAGTAGTCTAGTCAGTCACAAAGGAGCCGGGCACTCAGAACGCTCGGGCCTGAAGAGGAGATTTGCCGTGCCGGATAGGATATCGCCACAGAACGTGCAACCGCAATTGCCACCGTCTCAGCAAGAAACCGCTCCTCAATCACGGCAGCGGCAGGGCGTGTCCCAGAATGCGACAAATGCCGTACAGAATGCGCAGTCGGCACAAGCCGGAGCAGCAGACCAAGTGCCGGCACGGCAGGTTTTCGCCGCTGCTTCCAACGCATCTGCTCGCGGCGCAGATGAGACTGAGGCCTCCCAGTTCCGAAGGGGAAGCGAAGCACGGGCAGCAACCAAACGCAGAGCAAGCGCCTTCCTTGGCAAGCAGGCAGACCGCACTCCAGCTCAGGCTGCGGCATCTCCCTTTGAACGGGCAAGCCCGGAACGTGCGCAGGTCAAGCGCGGGTCAGCTGCTCCCGGCAAGGCGGCGGATCAAAAGCCTGCGGCTTCCGAAAATGCTGCCTTCAGGGACCTTCAGAGTAAAAGCAAAGTTGCCCGGGCGTTCATGCATATGAAGCCCACACTGATCATGGGCAAAGTCCGCGCAAATACAAAGGTTGTGCATCAGGACGCCGAATCTGTACGCAAGCGTGAACTTAAAAAAGAACGCTACAAGAGCGAGGGTCAAAACGAGGCTACGCTGGCAAAGAAAGCCGCCATAAAAGAGGGGAAGCAATGGGCCCAGCTATTCAAAACCGGCGGCAAATTGGCTGCGCTTGCCGTGCGGAATGACAATAACAGGGAAACCGGAAAATACGGCAACGATCCAGCCTCACAGCTTAACAAAGCCTCGCCGGGGCGGTGGCTGGCAAAATCCAGCATGAACAAGGTCTTCAACACCGAAACACGCGACGACCTCAAAAAATCCTTTGCCGCCTACCTGGACAGCACCCGGCCGGGCTCCTCGATCAACATTGATATGGCAACCAATGTGAAATGGGGGCCGCGCATCCCCATTGGCGCTATCGTGGCCCTGCCGGTTGGGCCGACAGTGGGTCTTGATGCCAATCACGACCGCACCACAGGGTTCAAGATTGAACGGCAGGACGACGGCAATTTCTCGATCAAGCTGAAGTACGACCAGGCTGACGGCGCAGGTTTGCGGGCAAGCGTGGCGCCTGACTTTGGAACCGTCGGCGGATTGGACGAGAGTGTCGACAACAGTTTCCTGTTTGCCGCCGCAAATGCTGGCGGCAGCCACAAGGAGGAGCGCAGCCTCACCATCAAGGACCAGTCGCTGGAAAGAACAGCCGAATTCTTCAATCTCTATATGGATCACGATATTTCCAAGGACCAAGGAGACGACGCTGTTCACGGAAAGAAATCGACCAACAAGTTTGCAGCCTGGGCCGCGTTTGGCCCCGGCGGCTATGCGGATTCGCTGGGCGAGGCCAATATGGGCGGGTTCGCTACGGTCAGTGTCGGCAAGGAGTTGGGCGGCAAGGACAAGACCTACAAGCTTCAGGACTCGCACGCTGGCGACGGTACTAAGGTTAAGGTTGAAGTGAAGACTGAAAAAGTCAAAGCCGAGCACACGATCTGGAACGGCGATGCGTCAACCGACGCTGGCTTTGGATGGGGATTGTCCCAGATCAGGGACGGTGTGGATTGGGATCCGAGGGTCGAGCCTTCCCCTGAGCCGGCAAATCCCGATGTCGAAACCCCAAAACCGGAAACCGGACAGCCGACCGGCAGCTACAACATCACAACGCGCCACCAGAATTTTGCCGGCGAAGGCACTGCTCTGACACGCAATAAGAACGGAAGCGATCCAAAGGACAAAAAAGTCTCCGTGCCGCAGGCGGACTCTCAGCTCCTGAAGATGAGCGCCAAACGCTCGACCATTCCAACCCGCAAGGAGCGCTGGACCGCAGAAGGCAGTTCCGGCCTCAAGCCGGAATCCCTGTTTGGCGAGAAACGTGCCGCCAAAATCATGGCAAAAGCCATATCGACGCTGAAAGAGGCAACAGGCGAAGACTACGATGTCCGCAAGCGGAACCTGAAGTTCAACGCTACAATGACCGTAAAACCGGAGGCATTTGACAAGGCCAGAACCGAGACAATTCAGGAATTCGGCCACGAAGATGCGGCTGAGCTGAAGAAGAAGCTGAAGACGATCCTTGCAAACCCAAAAAAGTTTCACGACGACATCGACTTCAGCGTATCGATGACCGAAAGCAAAACCTATGGTCAGGGCGCCAAGTTCGGCATTCCCTTCCTGGCAAGCGTCATGGAAAAGGCCGACATCACCTTCTCCCGCTCCTTTGAGCTGGGCATCGCCGATGACGACAAGGCCATCCGTTACAGCCAAGCGCAATTTGAAGAGGCCTATGGCCGGTCTGCCAGCAGAAGCGCACCAGAGGAGCAGGCCGCGGCTGACGTTGAGGTGCCTGACAGGTACACAATAAGCACCCCGCCGGGTCTCGAAACAATTCCCGAGGAAGATGAAGGCTTGGAAGGCGATGCCGCCGCGGGAACTGCGGAAGCAACGGAATCGGTCGCGGCATTTTCTCAGCAGGACATGGATGATATCTTTGCGCCGATGAACAAACGGGACTAGCCGTGAAACTTCAGGCTTGATCAGACTGACAGCCAAGCTTTCCGCCCGGACGGCTTGGCGCAGGCCCTCCGTATCAGCGGCCAAGTAACCTGGGCCGCGACATCACGGCAACGGCCAGACACATGCCAGAAGCACAGTTCTAACGGTGATACTGCGCAAACACCTGGCCTTCCAGCCGGGTGATTGCCACCGGCGTCTGGTAGAGCGCACTCAGCCGCTCCGGCGTGGCGGCCTCTGCCACCGGGCCTTGAAAGGCCACCTGCCCGTCCCGCAGCGCCACCACGTGATCGGCCCAGCTGACCGCATAGTTCAGATCATGCACCACAATCACGATGCCTTTACCCTGCGCCTCTGCCAGGTCCCGCAGCTGCGCCATCAGGTTGCGGGCGTGGTGCAGGTCGAGATTGTTCAGCGGCTCATCCAGCAACAGCCAGCCGGTGTCCTGCGCATAGGCCATGGCGATAAAGGCCCGCTGCCGCTGGCCGCCCGACAGCTCATCCAGGAACCGCTCCTGCAATGCGCCCAGATCAAACAACGCGACCGCACCGTCAATGGCCGCGTGATCCGCAGGCCCCAGCCGCCCCGCGCTGTGAGGCCAGCGGCCAAAGCCGATCAGATCGCGCACCCGCACCCGGCTGGCGACGCTCAGCTGCTGCGCCACCACGGCCATCTTGCGCGCCAGCTGCGCCGGTGCCGCCTGCGCCAGATCCATCCCGTCCATGCGGATGCTGCCGCCAGCGGGCGTCATCTGCCGGGCAATCAGCTTCAGCAGCGTTGACTTGCCCGCGCCATTGGGGCCGATCAGCGCCGTCACCCGGCCTGCCGGGATTTCAGCGCTCACATCTTGCAGGATAGGATTTTCCGCAACCCCATAGCTGAGGTTAGAAATTTCAATCACCGGATCTTTCCTTTCACCAGCAGGACCAGGAACAACAACCCGCCGCAGAACTCGATCACAACGGCCAGGGTGGATTGCAGATGCAGCAGCCGCTCGAACACCGTTTGCCCGGCCACAAGGATCAGCGCCCCGATCAAGGCGGCGGCGGGTAAAAGCAGTGCGTGGCGGTGGCTTTGCATCAGGCTGTGGGCAAGGCTGGTGACCAAGAGGCCAAGAAAAGCCAGCGGCCCCACCAGCGCGGTCGCAACGGAAACCAGCGCCGCGATCAGGCACAGCACCCGAAGCTGCAGCCCGTCATACGCAACGCCAAGGCTGCGCGCCGGGCTGCGGCCCAGGGCGGCCACGTCCAGCACGCGGTGATGGCGCACCAGCCACAGAGCGGCCAGCGCCATCAGCCCCAGCCCCGCAACAAGCGCCGAGCGGTCAATGCCGCTGAACTGGGCAAACATCCGCGCCTCGACCATGGTGAACTCCGAGGGCTCCATCAGCCGCTGCAAAAAGGCCGTAAGGGTGCGGAACATCACCCCCAGCACCACGCCGGCCAGCACCATCAGCTTAATATCGTGGCGGGTGCGGCTGAGCAGGCTGCTGAACAGCACCAGCGCCGCGCCCAGCATCACCGCGGTCTCGAGCGCGAAACCCGGCAGGCCGCTGATCCGGCTGGCGCCCGCAGCCCCCAGCCCCGCCACCAGCCCGGTCTGCAAGAGCAGAAACAGCGCGTCGAACCCCATGATCGAGGGCGTCAGGATGCGGTTCTGGCTGATGGTCTGGAACAGCACCGTCGCCACCCCGGCAGAGGCGCCGACCGCCAGCAATGCTGCCAGCTTGACCAGCCGCAGCTCCAGAATATAGGCGGTCGGGCCGCGCAGGCCCCAGAACAGGAACAGCGCCGCCGCTGCCGCCAGCAAGCAGCCCAGAACAATCAGCCGCCGGTCAGCCACCCGCCCGCCGCCCCAGCAGAAGGTACAGGAACACCGCGGCCCCGAGGATGCCGAAAACGGTGCCCGCAGCGATCTCATAGGGATACCGCAGCACGCGCCCCAGAATATCGCAGATCAGCAGCAGCCCGGCCCCGGTGGCGGCCACAACCGGCAGGCCTTCGCGCAGGTTGTCGCCCATCAACCGCGACACCAGATTGGGCACCACCAAGCCGATAAAGGGCAGCATCCCCACCGTCACAATCACCAGCGACGACACCAGCGACACGGTGACAATGCCGAACCCCAGCACCTGTCCGTAACGCAGGCCCAGGTTCAGGCTGACATCGCGCCCCATACCGGCAATGGTGAACTGATCGGCGGCAAAATAGGCCAGCAGCGCCAGCCCGCCCGCCAGCCACAACAGCTCATACCGGCCCGCCAGGATGCCGGAGAACTCGCCGCTCATCCAGACGCCAAGGTACTGCAGCAGCCCGCCCTCGATAGCGATGAAGGTGGCAATAGCCATCAGCAGCCCGCCATAGACCAGCCCCGACAACGGGATCAGCAGCACCTGATGCGGCGGGATGCGCCGTGCCAGCAGCATGAAGACACCGGTGCCCGCCAGTGCCGCGGCGGCCGCCGCCAGCATCTTCGCCAGAATTGGCGCGCCCGGCGCCAGCAGCGTCACCGCCAGCAGGCCCAGCATTGCCGCCTCGCTGGTGCCGGTGGTGCCCGGCTCGACAAATCTGTTGCGCACCAAGAGCTGCATGATCACCCCGGCCACCGCCATCGCGGCACCGGTCAAGAGCACCGCGGCGGTGCGCGGGATGCGGCTGACCGCCAGCACCTGCAGTGCCTGCGGATCGCTCAGCAAAGAGCCAAACGGCAGCGGCCCGGCCCCCACCAGCAGGCTGACCAGCGCCAGCGGCACCAGAAGAGCCGCCGCCAGCAGCAGCCAGCGGCGCGGCGTCGCTGTAACGGGGGCGGCCAGATCAGCCACCCGCTTTGCCGCCCTTTGCAAACCCGGCTTGGATTTCCTCCAATGTTGCGCTCATCGACTGGATGCCGCCGCCCGCCACATAGATATTGGCGGCGTTCAAATAGATCACCTGCCCCTGCGCCCAGGCCTTGGTGCCCGCCACCAGCGCATTATCCAG contains:
- a CDS encoding LysR family transcriptional regulator: MSITITPHVRIFVAVVESGSITAAAEKLALAKSSVSQSLKDLENSLGTRLLNRTTRQQSLTETGGMYYQACLKIMSMAREAEEEISSALDTPAGELTITAPFATVCSAVIPALKKIRADYPEVMPRLLIDDSRLDLISNKIDVAIRLGELPDSNYRTQTVGYMPASLWVSRDYLGYSGFRQDGVSDPSEVARYRYIAQNWQGNPIQHSYRTPDGKQAKLVFETCVQCNTAAVARGLVKDGFGMALLPDILMEEFVETGEVVKALPQLEQPPTRISAIHPYGDKAPLSVRRFIDTFRAELKAE
- a CDS encoding ABC transporter ATP-binding protein produces the protein MIEISNLSYGVAENPILQDVSAEIPAGRVTALIGPNGAGKSTLLKLIARQMTPAGGSIRMDGMDLAQAAPAQLARKMAVVAQQLSVASRVRVRDLIGFGRWPHSAGRLGPADHAAIDGAVALFDLGALQERFLDELSGGQRQRAFIAMAYAQDTGWLLLDEPLNNLDLHHARNLMAQLRDLAEAQGKGIVIVVHDLNYAVSWADHVVALRDGQVAFQGPVAEAATPERLSALYQTPVAITRLEGQVFAQYHR
- a CDS encoding iron chelate uptake ABC transporter family permease subunit is translated as MADRRLIVLGCLLAAAAALFLFWGLRGPTAYILELRLVKLAALLAVGASAGVATVLFQTISQNRILTPSIMGFDALFLLLQTGLVAGLGAAGASRISGLPGFALETAVMLGAALVLFSSLLSRTRHDIKLMVLAGVVLGVMFRTLTAFLQRLMEPSEFTMVEARMFAQFSGIDRSALVAGLGLMALAALWLVRHHRVLDVAALGRSPARSLGVAYDGLQLRVLCLIAALVSVATALVGPLAFLGLLVTSLAHSLMQSHRHALLLPAAALIGALILVAGQTVFERLLHLQSTLAVVIEFCGGLLFLVLLVKGKIR
- a CDS encoding ABC transporter permease, translating into MADLAAPVTATPRRWLLLAAALLVPLALVSLLVGAGPLPFGSLLSDPQALQVLAVSRIPRTAAVLLTGAAMAVAGVIMQLLVRNRFVEPGTTGTSEAAMLGLLAVTLLAPGAPILAKMLAAAAAALAGTGVFMLLARRIPPHQVLLIPLSGLVYGGLLMAIATFIAIEGGLLQYLGVWMSGEFSGILAGRYELLWLAGGLALLAYFAADQFTIAGMGRDVSLNLGLRYGQVLGFGIVTVSLVSSLVIVTVGMLPFIGLVVPNLVSRLMGDNLREGLPVVAATGAGLLLICDILGRVLRYPYEIAAGTVFGILGAAVFLYLLLGRRAGG